GTGCCGCGATGTTTCGCATGGCCTACCGGATGGTCGGCGACCGCCATGAAGCCGAGGATATGGTGCAAGAGACGTTTCGCTCGGCTTGGAAAAGTCGCGAGGCGTATGAACCTGGTCGTGGCGACCGGGCTTGGTTGGCGTCGATCTTGCGGAGGCGAATTGTCGATCGCTGGCGGCGTGGCAATGCACAGCCTGCTTTGTCGCTCATCGATGCCAACGACCGGAGCGTGCTGGGAGACGATCCACTAGCCGACGACTACACCGACGAAATGCAACGCGCCCTGGCCCATTTGCCGGAAGAACTTCGCGAAACATTGCTACTGGTGGTGGTGGGTGAATTGACGCACCAAGAGGTTGCCGATTTGCTCGACCTGCCGCTGGGGACCGTTCTTTCGCGTGTCAGCCGTGCTCGTAAGCGATTGCGAGAACTACTGATGGCAGCCCGCCCCACCACCAATTAAACACCGCGTCAATTAACCACCTCGCAAACTCAGCACCCACCTTCGATCAAACCTACCGACTTACTTCCTGGAAAACTGAAACGCGTTATGAGTCCGACGCTGATCGCAATCTGGCATCGGATTTCAAAAGCTTGTTTTCTACCCAACTGTTGGCTTTGTAGTTCGTCCTAACCATGTCACGCGACTCCGATCCTGAAATCGATGCACACCTGCGAAACGTTCCGCTCCCCAGCGGAATGCTCGACGCGCTGCGCATGATTCCGTTGGACGAAGAACGCTGCGAAGAAGACGAAGCAATCGACCAAGCGCTGCGCGGCATGCCGATCCCTGCGGGATTTCTCGAGAGCCTGCTCGAAATTCCCCATGCCGATCGCCTCGATAGCGACGTGGCCGATCTGCCGGTGCCAGCCAGTTTGACGAAAAAGCTCAAGCGAATTCCGATCGAGAGCCAACTCGCTCGCAAGCATTTGCGATGGCAGTTGCAGGCTGTTGCAGCGCTGCTGTTCGTGGCATTCACTACAACGCTTTGGACCACTGTTGGCGCGATGGTCACAGCCCGCTTTCCGGTCACAGCCGAGGCTGATCCCGCGCTGGTTTTTGTCTACGACGGTCCGCTGCAAATGCAGGTCGAGCAGACACCCGTTTTTCAACTCGCTGACAGCAACAACTTGGAAAGCGAACTCGCCGGCGACACTTCCACCCCTTTTTCTGCTGATCGAGCGTTACGCGAGTCGACTCTTGCCGTAGCCGAGCCGGCGGAACTAGCCGAGTTCGAAGTCAGCAGCTCGATCTTTTCGCAGGTGAGTCAGCTCTTTGCTAATCGCGCTCGCGTGTGGGACGACGTTTCGCTCTTGCGACAAGGGGTGCTCGGATCGGCTGACTATATCGACGACGAATTGGCCGAAGTTTCGCTTCCGCGCTGGCCAGTTTCGCGAGGGATCGAGCCTCCAATCGCGCGGGGCTACGACCGTAGCTTCTTTTTGCGGAATCGAGTTTTTCCACCGATTCCGCCTCGAGCCAGTGACGAGCTGCGAACCCTCGAGCCACCACTTTGGTTTGCCGCTGAACGTGCCTGGCAAGCGAGCCAAGATTTGAAAGCGGCACGTCTCGTACGTCCTAGCCAAATTGCGGTGGAAGATTTTCTCGCCGCCATGGACTATCGATTTCCCGTGCCACAAGCGGGGCTTGCTTTGCGTACTGCAGCAGGGCCTTCGATTGCCTCGCTCACCGACCGCGCTGCCTCGCCCGGTCCACGCTCGTCGCTGCTGCTGCTCGGCATTCAAGGTGCCAATATCCCCAAGACAGCTCCCTCGCGGCACATGATTGTGGCGGTGGATGTCTCGAGCAGCATGCATCGACAAGGGCGGATGCAGCAAGTCCGTTCCGCCCTCGATAAGTTCACCTCCCAGATGCGCGACGGCGACCAACTTTCGATCGTGGCCTTTCGCGACGTCAGTGAAGTGCTCGTCGAACGCGCCACTGCCTCCGAAGCCCAATCGGCCGTAGCGATGCTCGATCTACCGGTGGTGGTGAGTGGTACCAATCTCGCATCAGGCCTACAGCAAAGTCTGCTGCTCGCCATGCAGGCCCCAGGAGATGCCACCGCGACACCCCCCAGCGCCACCAGCGTGGTGGTGATTACCGACGGAACGCCCGAGTGGTCGCACGCGACCGTGCAGCAGCTCCATGCCTTGGCCGCCGATGCTGCCCAGCAACGCATCGAGATGCATGTTGCCTTGGTTGGCAATAACGCGCGAGCTCAATTGGCTGCTGAGCGCGATTCACTTGGCACGCTGGCGCTCGACAAACTTTCCAGCCTGCTCGCGGGCGAGGTACATGCGATCGATTCGAGCCGCAATCTCTACGCACTTTTGACCGATACGCTCGCAGGCGGTTCCGCCGTGCTGGCGAGTGAGGCACGTCTTCGCATCGACTTTAATCCGCAAGTAGTTTCCGCTTACCGCTTGCTCGGACATGGCGCGACGGCTCTGGCCGATGTGCGCCCCGCCGAAGTTTCGGCGGAAATTCGCGCGGGGGAGACAGCCGTGGTCCTCGTCGAACTTTGGCTGGCAGTGGATAGCGGTCAGAGCTCGAGCGACGATGTCGCAACAGCGCATCTGTCGTGGCTCCATCCTGCGACCGGACAAGCGACCGAAGTTCGCCAGCGGGTCAGCCGACTGCAAATCGCCCCCAGTTGGAACGAGGCATCCGCACCACTTCAGGCCGCCGCGCTCGCTGCTGGTCTCGCCGAACAGCTTCGCGGAACGACGCAGCAACTCGCCACCCTGCGAAATGCCGCCGCTGGTAGCAATGGGACCGGAAATTCCGCCCCCGGCACTCCCACTACCACCCCCAACGGTGGCACCACCACCACGCCCGCTCAAGCACCGTATGTCCAACTGGCACGACTCGCTCGCCAAAGTTCGTCGCTGCTGTCCGATCGCACCGAATTTGTCGAACTGAGGCTGTTGCTGGAACAATTGGCGGAGAAACCACCCCGATGAATCCACTTGGGGCGATTGATCCGCCGCTAACTAGATTATAATTTATCGTCGCCTTAGGGCCGGATGGTGGCTATGCTCCTTACCAACGAAGCACCACCATCCGCCAGAATTCGCAAGAACAGCTGCGCCACTGAATCCTCCTGATGCTCGAATCGATCTCGCAGCGCTAGTTGCTTGAGCATCTCGAAAGTTCACACGCGTGGTCCACTGTGGTTCGTAAAGGCCGCTGTGGTTCGCGAATGATAGTTGGGAAGGTTGGCTGAACGCTTTTGATTGCTCGACTGTAAACCTCACCGATGCATCGACTTTCGCTCGATCGCAGTGAGGCTGACTGAACTGGAATACGCCACTGCGGCGCTATCGCTGTCAAACTTTGTTGACACCACGCCGCGAAGCTCGTCTCGATTTAGGAATGAACTACCAGAACCCCGTCGCCTGAGCATTACCCTCCGATGCCAGACCACGCGGTTCTCTCGATGAAAGGATCTGCTGACCATGAAACGCAAAATCCTAGTCGCGTGCGCCGGCACGCTTCTGGCCTGGTCACTCTCGGCATCGTCACTTCTGGCTGCCGAACCTGCCCAAGCTTTCCTCGACGGATTGCGAGACAAAGAATATTTCGACACGGCTATCGAGTACCTCGAAGCTGCGGCTAAGAACCCAGCAGTGCCGGTCGAGTTCAAGCAAAAGATCCTCTTCGAAAAAGGGATCACGCTGGTGCAAGGCGCCCGCAAGCAGCGCGATCCCGCTCTGCGCGAACTGCAACTCGATGAAGGTCAGAAGGTCCTGACCCAGTTCACCAACGAGCAAAAACAATCGGTGCTCGTCATCGCTGCCCGGCAGAATCTCGGCAACGTGATTGTCGAACGGGCTCGTGCTCGCCTCGATAAATCGGCCAAATTGGCGGCAGCTGAAAAGGCTGCGATGGTCGCCGATGCCCAAAAGCTCTACACCGAAGCGATCGGCGTATTCGACACACTAGTCACGGAACTGGCCGAGAAACTTAAAGGCTATCCCGCCGCGCTCGACGCCAAGAAGGATGCTCGCCGCATCGAAGAGCGCGATCAGTATCGTCTCGACTACCTGCAAGCGCAGCTGCTCGGGGCCATCACTCGCGAACTCCTCGCCGATTCCTTCCCCGATGGTGCGAAAGGAAAAACAGACAACCTGGCGCTCGCTATCAAGGAATACACCGAGATCTACTCGAAATATCGGACCCGTATCGCTGGTCTCAACGCGCACCTCTTTCGCGGACGCTGCGAACAAAAGCTCG
This window of the Pirellula staleyi DSM 6068 genome carries:
- a CDS encoding sigma-70 family RNA polymerase sigma factor: MSLSMARFNALVDDHGAAMFRMAYRMVGDRHEAEDMVQETFRSAWKSREAYEPGRGDRAWLASILRRRIVDRWRRGNAQPALSLIDANDRSVLGDDPLADDYTDEMQRALAHLPEELRETLLLVVVGELTHQEVADLLDLPLGTVLSRVSRARKRLRELLMAARPTTN
- a CDS encoding VWA domain-containing protein; the encoded protein is MSRDSDPEIDAHLRNVPLPSGMLDALRMIPLDEERCEEDEAIDQALRGMPIPAGFLESLLEIPHADRLDSDVADLPVPASLTKKLKRIPIESQLARKHLRWQLQAVAALLFVAFTTTLWTTVGAMVTARFPVTAEADPALVFVYDGPLQMQVEQTPVFQLADSNNLESELAGDTSTPFSADRALRESTLAVAEPAELAEFEVSSSIFSQVSQLFANRARVWDDVSLLRQGVLGSADYIDDELAEVSLPRWPVSRGIEPPIARGYDRSFFLRNRVFPPIPPRASDELRTLEPPLWFAAERAWQASQDLKAARLVRPSQIAVEDFLAAMDYRFPVPQAGLALRTAAGPSIASLTDRAASPGPRSSLLLLGIQGANIPKTAPSRHMIVAVDVSSSMHRQGRMQQVRSALDKFTSQMRDGDQLSIVAFRDVSEVLVERATASEAQSAVAMLDLPVVVSGTNLASGLQQSLLLAMQAPGDATATPPSATSVVVITDGTPEWSHATVQQLHALAADAAQQRIEMHVALVGNNARAQLAAERDSLGTLALDKLSSLLAGEVHAIDSSRNLYALLTDTLAGGSAVLASEARLRIDFNPQVVSAYRLLGHGATALADVRPAEVSAEIRAGETAVVLVELWLAVDSGQSSSDDVATAHLSWLHPATGQATEVRQRVSRLQIAPSWNEASAPLQAAALAAGLAEQLRGTTQQLATLRNAAAGSNGTGNSAPGTPTTTPNGGTTTTPAQAPYVQLARLARQSSSLLSDRTEFVELRLLLEQLAEKPPR